The following are from one region of the Salvia hispanica cultivar TCC Black 2014 chromosome 1, UniMelb_Shisp_WGS_1.0, whole genome shotgun sequence genome:
- the LOC125206563 gene encoding EPIDERMAL PATTERNING FACTOR-like protein 2 produces the protein MVAHSHSQSQYQMGFCCAQHLIFSIPLLLLLISTTLFNVEGRKLAQTPHNSQVEEEKTMWRAQIGSRPPRCERQCSTCTRCEAIQVPTNARINNSDEANSNYKPMSWKCKCGNLIFNP, from the exons ATGGTAGCTCATTCTCACTCCCAATCCCAATATCAAATGGGCTTCTGCTGCGCCCAACATCTCATTTTCTCCATTCcacttctccttctcctcaTTTCCACCACATTATTCAACGTTGAAG GCCGAAAACTAGCTCAAACACCTCACAACTCCCAAGTAGAGGAAGAGAAGACAATGTGGAGAGCCCAAATCGGATCAAGGCCGCCTCGGTGCGAGCGGCAATGCAGCACCTGCACCCGCTGCGAGGCCATCCAAGTCCCCACCAACGCCCGCATCAACAACTCCGACGAAGCCAACTCCAATTACAAGCCCATGAGCTGGAAATGTAAATGCGGAAATCTCATTTTCAACCCTTGa
- the LOC125187550 gene encoding uncharacterized protein LOC125187550: MAVAVEANPTPKPKPKPKPSLRVCFSYAAYAKNVVHYLHSSNIPVAAALSDAEFAAVESAFRFSFPPDLRSILQEGLPVGPGFPNWRSSSRQQLEILTTLPVLGICKEVSRNNFWLDSWGLKPPDPDRAASLAKAFLKKAPLLVPIYRNFYIPSAPCAAGNPVFYVHGTDVRVWSFDIAGFFQKVEFGMCGEAIARRRRVGAAAPAWAAREGRRVEFWTEMAERRGGWWSGELGGCLEEVCWRLRDGGWKEEDVREMMMIDGCDGSVDGSMSMSERMLRAGWSTEDVVDLLGFPNRNGVDDGDYSKINVGLQTQSRQD; the protein is encoded by the exons ATGGCGGTAGCGGTGGAAGCAAATCCCACGCCAAagccaaaaccaaaaccaaaaccctcCCTCCGCGTCTGCTTCTCCTACGCCGCCTACGCCAAAAACGTCGTCCACTACCTCCACTCCTCCAACATCCCCGTCGCCGCGGCCCTCTCCGACGCCGAATTCGCGGCCGTCGAATCCGCCTTCCGCTTCTCCTTCCCGCCCGACCTGCGCTCCATCCTGCAGGAGGGCCTCCCCGTGGGCCCCGGCTTCCCCAACTGGCGCTCCTCCTCCCGTCAGCAGCTCGAAATCCTCACCACCCTCCCCGTCCTCGGCATCTGCAAGGAAGTTTCTCGAAACAACTTCTGGCTCGACTCCTGGGGCCTCAAACCCCCTGACCCCGATCGCGCCGCTTCATTAGCCAAAGCCTTTCTGAAAAAAGCCCCCCTCCTCGTCCCCATTTACCGCAACTTCTACATTCCCTCCGCTCCCTGCGCCGCCGGAAATCCCGTTTTTTACGTGCATGGCACCGACGTCAGGGTCTGGAGCTTCGACATCGCCGGATTCTTCCAGAAG GTGGAGTTTGGGATGTGCGGGGAGGCGATAGcaaggaggaggagggtggGGGCGGCGGCGCCAGCATGGGCGGCGAGGGAGGGGAGGAGGGTAGAGTTTTGGACGGAGATGGCGGAGAGGAGGGGAGGGTGGTGGAGCGGGGAGTTAGGGGGGTGTTTGGAGGAGGTGTGTTGGAGGCTGAGGGATGGGGGGTGGAAGGAGGAGGATGTGAGGGAGATGATGATGATCGACGGCTGTGATGGGTCTGTTGACGGATCTATGTCGATGTCGGAGAGAATGCTGCGTGCGGGGTGGAGCACGGAGGATGTGGTGGACCTGCTCGGATTCCCAAATCGGAACGGTGTGGATGATGGAGACTATT CCAAAATCAATGTGGGCCTACAGACCCAATCTCGTCAAGATTAA
- the LOC125214869 gene encoding uncharacterized protein DDB_G0290685-like, producing MFKQSPRRNQRNKGIKVKHVLQISLLLGVGIWLLYQVQQSRTKKLSLETADVSGKIQDGADNIKLGRKDLQPRIDGEDQSEEQEQFDDENKPDDRWQEKEKPAGESESEGDGNDGAGDSRSDGEEKEVKGSEENENGEGDVKENGDSAENGSVSNEEKDNGGSEGDIKEFTSEKKLEENESSTEGITENVSLEKSEDTTQQDNSEEENKTDETAGQNESEENKNEETAGKNESTENKGGETTGQNESTENKGEETTGQNESSENKGEETTGQNESSENKGEETTGQNESSENKSEETTGQNESGENKSEETTGQNESTEKKSEETKGQNENSNKSEETTGQNENSENKSEETTGQNESSENKTEETTGQNESSENKAEETTGQNESTENKTEETTGQNESTENKTEETTGQNESSEKKSEEADGQNENTNKSEETTGQNESSENKTEETTGQNESTENKTEESTGQNVSTENKTEETTGQNESAENKTEETTGHNESTENKTEETTGQNESTENKTDETTGQNESTENKTEETSGQNESTENKAEETTGQNESTEKKAEETSNDNEKKETTSEGQNENKSEEGEGVGSNETPNTTESNSGESGSTTSYNDSNGSDAAGESKSSTLPQEDKEANTNIDALPQGGESNNHEATA from the coding sequence ATGTTCAAGCAATCACCTCGTAGAAACCAGAGGAATAAAGGGATCAAAGTGAAGCATGTATTGCAGATAAGTCTGCTTCTTGGAGTTGGGATCTGGTTGCTTTACCAGGTGCAGCAATCTCGCACTAAGAAGCTGTCTCTAGAAACCGCCGATGTTTCAGGAAAGATACAGGATGGGGCCGATAATATCAAACTAGGGCGGAAGGATCTCCAACCGAGGATAGATGGTGAGGATCAGTCGGAGGAACAAGAGCAGTTTGATGATGAAAACAAGCCAGATGACCGTTGGCAGGAGAAGGAGAAGCCAGCAGGAGAGAGTGAGAGTGAAGGTGATGGAAATGACGGAGCAGGGGATAGTAGGAGTGATGGTGAGGAGAAGGAAGTGAAGGGAAGTGAAGAGAATGAGAATGGCGAAGGTGATGTCAAAGAAAATGGGGACAGCGCTGAAAATGGAAGTGTGAGTAATGAGGAGAAAGACAATGGTGGTAGTGAAGGGGATATAAAAGAGTTTACGAGTGAAAAGAAATTGGAGGAGAATGAGAGCTCAACTGAAGGAATTACGGAGAATGTGAGTCTGGAAAAGAGTGAAGATACGACACAGCAGGACAACAGCGAGGAGGAGAACAAAACTGATGAAACTGCAGGACAGAATGAGAGTGAGGAGAACAAAAATGAAGAGACTGCAGGGAAGAATGAGAGCACAGAAAATAAGGGTGGAGAAACAACGGGGCAAAATGAGAGCACAGAGAATAAGGGTGAGGAAACAACGGGACAGAATGAGAGCAGTGAGAATAAGGGTGAGGAAACAACGGGACAGAATGAGAGCAGTGAGAATAAGGGTGAGGAAACAACGGGACAGAATGAGAGCAGTGAGAACAAGAGTGAGGAAACAACGGGGCAGAACGAGAGTGGTGAGAATAAGAGTGAGGAAACCACGGGACAGAATGAGAGCACCGAGAAAAAGAGCGAAGAAACCAAGGGACAGAATGAGAACAGCAATAAGAGTGAGGAAACGACGGGGCAGAATGAGAACAGTGAGAATAAGAGTGAAGAAACAACAGGACAGAATGAGAGCAGTGAGAATAAGACTGAGGAAACAACAGGGCAGAATGAGAGCAGTGAGAACAAGGCTGAGGAAACAACAGGGCAGAATGAGAGCACCGAGAACAAGACTGAGGAAACAACAGGGCAGAATGAGAGCACCGAGAACAAGACTGAGGAAACTACAGGCCAGAATGAGAGCAGCGAGAAAAAGAGTGAAGAAGCCGATGGACAGAATGAGAACACCAATAAGAGTGAGGAAACAACGGGGCAGAATGAGAGCAGTGAGAACAAGACTGAGGAAACGACAGGACAGAATGAGAGCACCGAGAATAAGACTGAGGAATCAACCGGGCAGAATGTAAGCACTGAGAACAAGACCGAGGAAACGACAGGGCAGAATGAGAGCGCCGAGAACAAGACTGAGGAAACAACAGGGCATAATGAGAGCACCGAGAACAAGACAGAGGAAACGACAGGGCAGAATGAGAGCACCGAGAACAAGACTGATGAAACGACAGGGCAGAATGAGAGCACCGAAAACAAGACTGAGGAAACGTCAGGCCAGAATGAGAGCACCGAGAACAAGGCTGAGGAAACGACGGGGCAGAATGAGAGCACAGAGAAGAAAGCTGAGGAAACAAGCAATGATAATGAGAAGAAAGAGACAACCAGTGAAGGGCAGAATGAGAACAAAAGTGAAGAGGGTGAGGGTGTGGGttcaaatgagactcctaacaCCACTGAAAGCAATTCTGGAGAGAGTGGTAGTACCACTTCGTACAACGACAGCAATGGCAGCGATGCTGCTGGTGAAAGCAAATCATCTACACTTCCTCAAGAAGACAAAGAGGCTAATACGAACATTGACGCCCTTCCACAAGGTGGAGAATCCAACAACCATGAGGCCACCGCGTAA
- the LOC125193465 gene encoding cytochrome c oxidase subunit 6a, mitochondrial, with protein MASAIMRSGLRSALRGGASTPRVSPASRRSFSASAHHDEAAEASKWEKITYLGIVACTGLAVFILSKGHPHHDEPPAYPYLHIRNKEFPWGPDGLFEVKHH; from the exons atggcTTCGGCGATTATGAGATCTGGCCTCCGCTCAGCCCTACGCGGTGGCGCATCCACCCCTCGCGTCTCACCCGCGTCCAGGCGCTCTTTCTCCGCTTCGGCGCATCACGACGAAGCTG CTGAGGCTTCGAAGTGGGAGAAGATAACATATTTGGGAATAGTGGCATGCACTGGTCTCGCTGTCTTTATCCTCTCCAAGGGCCATCCCCACCATGACGAACCTCCT GCATATCCGTATTTGCATATCCGCAACAAGGAGTTTCCTTGGG GTCCAGATGGTCTATTTGAGGTAAAGCACCATTGA
- the LOC125202532 gene encoding probable xyloglucan endotransglucosylase/hydrolase protein 7: protein MALSGVIVCILGLALSSLSVNGRPATFSQDFRVAWADSHVRQLDGGRAIQLTLDQSSGCGFASKNQYLFGRVSMKIKLVPGDSAGTVTAFYMISDQFNVRDELDFEFLGNRSGQPYTVQTNVYAHGKGDKEQRINLWFDPSLDFHTYTIFWNHHHIIFSVDEVPIRVYKNNERRGIPYPKFQPMGVYSTLWEADDWATRGGLEKINWSKAPFYAYYKDFDIEGCQVPGPATCASNPRNWWEGAAYQQLTPEAARRYRWVRTNHMIYDYCTDRSRFPVVPPECLAGI, encoded by the exons ATGGCGCTGAGTGGAGTGATAGTATGTATTTTGGGTTTGGCATTGTCTAGTTTGAGCGTCAATGGTCGGCCTGCGACCTTCAGTCAGGACTTCAGAGTCGCATGGGCCGATTCCCACGTTCGCCAATTGGATGGCGGCAGAGCCATTCAGCTCACTCTTGATCAATCCTCTG GCTGCGGGTTCGCCTCCAAGAACCAATATCTGTTCGGACGTGTGAGCATGAAGATCAAGCTCGTCCCCGGTGACTCTGCTGGAACCGTCACCGCCTTCTAT ATGATATCAGACCAATTCAACGTCCGCGATGAGCTGGACTTTGAGTTCTTGGGAAACCGGTCGGGACAGCCCTACACCGTTCAAACCAATGTGTACGCCCATGGTAAAGGTGACAAGGAGCAACGGATCAATCTCTGGTTCGACCCCTCTCTTGATTTCCACACTTACACCATCTTTTGGAACCATCACCACATCAT ATTCTCTGTGGATGAAGTGCCAATAAGAGTGTACAAAAACAATGAGAGAAGAGGAATTCCATACCCAAAATTCCAACCAATGGGAGTCTACTCCACTCTATGGGAGGCCGACGACTGGGCCACCAGAGGCGGCCTGGAGAAGATCAACTGGAGCAAGGCCCCATTCTACGCTTACTACAAAGACTTCGACATCGAAGGCTGTCAGGTTCCGGGGCCAGCTACCTGCGCCTCCAACCCCAGAAACTGGTGGGAGGGCGCAGCCTATCAGCAGCTCACCCCGGAAGCTGCCAGGCGCTACCGCTGGGTGCGCACCAACCACATGATCTACGACTACTGCACCGACAGGTCGCGCTTCCCTGTCGTCCCACCCGAATGTCTCGCCGGAATATGA
- the LOC125223059 gene encoding cysteine desulfurase, mitochondrial — MFSKFLSAAVRRNFIQPAIVRRLPKPFSTAAAAVEPLEEDSSGVTMKGVKISGRPLYLDMQATSPVDPRVLDAMLPYLLSRYGNPHSRTHLYGWESEKAVESARAQVAALINASPKEIIFTSGATESNNISVKGVMHFYKEKKRHVITTQTEHKCVLDSCRHLQQEGFEITYLPVKSDGLIDLEKLRAEIRPDTGLVSVMMVNNEIGVIQPMEEIGKLCKEFNVLLHTDAAQALGKIPIDVDKMNISLMSLSGHKIYGPKGIGALYMRRRPRIRVEPQMNGGGQERGIRSGTVPTPLVVGFGAACELAMKEMEYDDKRIRALQERMLNAIRGKLEGVVVNGSEESRYPGNLNLSFAFVEGESLLMGLKEVAVSSGSACTSASLEPSYVLRALGVDEDMAHTSIRYGIGRFTTEEEIDRAVELTVRQVEKLRELSPLYEMYKDGIDIKSIQWSQH, encoded by the coding sequence ATGTTCTCCAAGTTTCTCTCCGCCGCCGTCCGCCGCAATTTCATCCAGCCGGCAATCGTCCGCCGCCTCCCCAAACCTTTCTcaaccgccgccgccgcggtGGAGCCTCTGGAGGAGGATTCCAGCGGAGTCACGATGAAAGGAGTGAAGATATCTGGCCGCCCCCTCTACCTCGATATGCAGGCGACTTCGCCGGTCGACCCTAGGGTTCTCGACGCCATGCTCCCCTATCTGCTCTCCCGCTACGGGAACCCTCACTCCCGCACCCACCTCTACGGCTGGGAATCCGAGAAAGCCGTCGAGTCGGCGCGGGCGCAGGTGGCGGCGCTGATCAACGCTTCCCCGAAGGAGATCATTTTCACCTCCGGCGCCACCGAATCCAACAACATCTCGGTCAAGGGGGTTATGCACTTCTACAAAGAGAAGAAGCGCCACGTCATCACCACGCAGACGGAGCACAAGTGCGTCTTGGATTCGTGCCGCCACTTGCAGCAGGAGGGTTTTGAAATTACTTATCTTCCGGTCAAGAGCGACGGGCTCATCGATTTGGAGAAGCTCCGGGCTGAAATTCGCCCCGACACCGGGCTGGTCTCGGTGATGATGGTGAATAACGAGATTGGTGTGATACAGCCGATGGAGGAAATTGGGAAATTATGCAAGGAATTCAACGTGCTTTTGCATACTGATGCGGCGCAGGCTTTGGGGAAGATTCCAATTGATGTGGATAAGATGAATATAAGTTTGATGTCGTTGAGTGGGCATAAAATTTACGGGCCAAAGGGGATTGGGGCTTTGTATATGAGGAGGCGCCCTAGAATCCGTGTGGAGCCCCAGATGAATGGAGGTGGACAAGAGAGGGGTATAAGGAGTGGCACAGTCCCGACGCCTTTGGTTGTTGGGTTCGGTGCTGCTTGTGAGCTGGCCATGAAGGAAATGGAATATGATGATAAGAGGATTAGGGCGCTGCAGGAGCGGATGTTGAATGCAATTAGAGGAAAATTAGAGGGTGTTGTGGTTAATGGGAGTGAGGAGAGCCGCTATCCAGGGAATTTGAACTTGTCCTTTGCCTTTGTTGAAGGGGAGAGTTTGTTGATGGGGCTGAAGGAGGTAGCTGTGTCGAGTGGTAGTGCCTGCACAAGTGCGAGTTTGGAGCCATCCTATGTGTTAAGGGCTTTGGGAGTGGACGAAGATATGGCACATACCTCAATAAGGTATGGGATCGGGAGGTTCACAACTGAGGAGGAAATTGATAGGGCCGTCGAGCTCACTGTGAGGCAGGTGGAGAAATTGAGAGAACTGAGCCCTCTGTATGAGATGTATAAGGATGGTATTGACATTAAGAGTATTCAATGGTCGCAGCACTGA